A genomic segment from Micromonospora echinaurantiaca encodes:
- a CDS encoding carboxylesterase/lipase family protein, translated as MQTSPRRRKRTLAGLALAMLTALTAGAAAPAVAGSGDPAVVGTDQGAVRGTVTAGLRSFQGIPYAAPPERWTSPSPAPNWTGVRDATRPGPACAQPVGLPIGVPGEAEDCLYLNVTTPGRKGDDLPVVVWIHGGSLMFGTGDMYRPDRLAADAVVVSMNYRLGVMSFLTHPALDAGSAYGSGSLALEDQQAALRWVRANIDAFGGDPGNVTIMGQSGGGYTVCDHLASPMSAGLFQRAIIQSAPCAAGGSRTRAEAETDSTGVIKTVGCEDAADVAACLRSAETTVADLLAAYGAWGEPRPVSGTPLLPLSPAEAFRTGRFNRVPVLVGVNHDEENGMYGGLEVNPGGSPIPAEAYESTVREQYPADADAILARYPLSAYDNSAGLALSTIGTDRNWAKPTFDTAKLLSRWTPTYLFEFAEQQTPWFVGYDEPSFPWRAQHMSELAYLFDLDLFLPRTRQQDRLADRLIGAWTRFAADGDPNGGRDRGWQRFTERRPHVQSLTSARWKPTEFVRDHEYAFWSRLS; from the coding sequence ATGCAGACCTCGCCCCGCCGCCGGAAGCGCACCCTCGCGGGCCTGGCGCTCGCCATGCTGACCGCGCTGACCGCCGGAGCGGCCGCACCGGCGGTCGCCGGTAGCGGCGACCCCGCCGTCGTCGGCACCGACCAGGGCGCGGTCCGCGGCACGGTCACCGCCGGCCTGCGGTCCTTCCAGGGCATCCCGTACGCAGCGCCTCCGGAGCGCTGGACCTCACCGTCACCCGCTCCGAACTGGACCGGGGTGCGCGACGCCACCCGCCCGGGCCCGGCCTGCGCCCAGCCGGTCGGCCTGCCCATCGGGGTGCCCGGCGAGGCCGAGGACTGCCTCTACCTGAACGTCACGACGCCCGGCCGGAAGGGCGACGACCTGCCGGTCGTCGTGTGGATCCACGGCGGCAGCCTGATGTTCGGCACCGGCGACATGTACCGGCCGGACCGGCTCGCCGCCGACGCCGTGGTGGTCTCGATGAACTACCGGCTCGGCGTCATGTCGTTCCTCACCCACCCGGCGCTCGACGCCGGCTCCGCGTACGGCTCGGGCAGCCTGGCGCTGGAGGACCAGCAGGCCGCGCTGCGCTGGGTACGGGCGAACATCGACGCGTTCGGTGGCGACCCGGGCAACGTCACGATCATGGGCCAGTCCGGCGGCGGATACACGGTCTGCGACCACCTCGCCTCACCGATGTCGGCGGGCCTGTTCCAGCGGGCGATCATCCAGAGCGCGCCCTGCGCGGCGGGCGGTTCGCGCACCCGGGCCGAGGCGGAGACGGACAGCACCGGCGTGATCAAGACCGTCGGCTGCGAAGACGCTGCGGACGTGGCCGCGTGCCTGCGGTCGGCCGAGACCACGGTGGCCGACCTGCTGGCGGCGTACGGCGCGTGGGGCGAGCCGCGGCCGGTGTCCGGTACCCCGCTGCTGCCGCTGAGCCCGGCCGAGGCGTTCCGCACCGGCCGGTTCAACCGGGTCCCCGTCCTGGTCGGGGTGAACCACGACGAGGAGAACGGCATGTACGGCGGCCTGGAGGTCAACCCGGGCGGCAGCCCCATCCCGGCCGAGGCGTACGAGTCGACGGTCCGCGAGCAGTACCCCGCCGATGCCGACGCGATCCTGGCCCGGTACCCGCTGTCGGCGTACGACAACTCGGCGGGTCTGGCCCTGTCGACCATCGGGACCGACCGGAACTGGGCGAAGCCGACCTTCGACACCGCGAAGCTGCTGTCGAGGTGGACGCCGACGTACCTGTTCGAGTTCGCCGAGCAGCAGACGCCTTGGTTCGTCGGCTACGACGAGCCGAGCTTCCCGTGGCGGGCCCAGCACATGTCCGAGCTGGCGTACCTGTTCGACCTGGACCTCTTCCTGCCGCGGACCCGGCAGCAGGATCGGCTCGCCGACCGGCTGATCGGCGCCTGGACGCGGTTCGCCGCGGACGGCGACCCGAACGGCGGGCGTGACCGCGGCTGGCAGCGGTTCACCGAGCGCCGCCCGCACGTGCAGTCGCTCACCTCGGCCCGCTGGAAGCCGACCGAGTTCGTCCGCGACCACGAGTACGCGTTCTGGTCGCGGCTGAGCTGA
- a CDS encoding SdrD B-like domain-containing protein produces the protein MRSRSIRRTLASSLAALALAGAAATLLPADAVAAGRTQPDLFVELMMTDVLNPAEGETFRAHVDAYNGGTGESGPVSLTVSVPAGLRTTDLTPTDGEWTCAVAGATSYTCAHPAVAPGWAPRLWLPFVVAGAEPGSRPAITATIAPQRKEISTENNTASVTVAISGSCVVRGVVWHDLDRDGQRDEGEPGIAPGPDGVLSVRVGARQGQAIGGGSATVNPDGTWSLTTRTELLYQVWLEAASSYDRTAANVGDDATDSDLVSTYQWDPILLTASGEFEAVHGGEYVVDAGLVTRS, from the coding sequence ATGCGATCCCGTTCGATCCGACGTACCCTCGCCAGCTCGCTGGCCGCCCTGGCCCTGGCCGGCGCCGCGGCGACACTGCTCCCGGCCGACGCGGTGGCGGCCGGACGCACCCAGCCCGACCTGTTCGTCGAGCTGATGATGACCGACGTGCTGAACCCGGCGGAGGGCGAGACCTTCCGCGCCCACGTGGACGCCTACAACGGCGGCACCGGCGAGTCGGGGCCGGTCAGCCTCACCGTCTCCGTGCCGGCGGGGCTGCGGACCACTGACCTCACCCCCACCGACGGCGAGTGGACCTGCGCGGTGGCCGGTGCGACGAGCTACACCTGCGCCCACCCGGCGGTGGCGCCCGGCTGGGCGCCGCGGCTGTGGCTGCCGTTCGTGGTGGCCGGCGCCGAGCCGGGTTCCCGGCCGGCGATCACCGCGACGATCGCCCCGCAGCGCAAGGAGATCAGCACCGAGAACAACACGGCCTCGGTGACCGTGGCGATCTCCGGCAGTTGCGTGGTGCGCGGCGTCGTCTGGCACGACCTGGACCGGGACGGCCAGCGCGACGAGGGTGAGCCGGGCATCGCCCCCGGCCCGGACGGTGTGCTCAGCGTGCGGGTCGGGGCCCGGCAGGGCCAGGCCATCGGCGGCGGCTCCGCCACCGTCAACCCGGACGGCACCTGGTCGCTGACCACCCGCACCGAACTGCTCTACCAGGTCTGGCTGGAGGCCGCGAGCAGCTACGACCGCACCGCCGCCAACGTGGGCGACGACGCCACCGACTCGGACCTGGTGAGCACCTACCAGTGGGACCCGATCCTGCTCACCGCGAGCGGCGAGTTCGAAGCGGTACACGGCGGCGAGTACGTGGTCGACGCCGGCCTGGTCACCCGTAGCTGA
- a CDS encoding DUF1905 domain-containing protein, whose amino-acid sequence MDLEFSGEIWFWRGPAPWHFVTVPEEQCAALEATATLVSYGWGMIPVTARIGATDWQTSLWPKDGRYIVPVKAGVRKAEELEVGDTVTVRLTVDA is encoded by the coding sequence GTGGACCTGGAGTTCAGCGGGGAGATCTGGTTCTGGCGCGGGCCGGCGCCGTGGCACTTCGTCACCGTCCCCGAGGAGCAGTGCGCCGCCCTGGAAGCGACCGCCACGCTGGTCAGCTACGGCTGGGGCATGATCCCGGTGACCGCCCGGATCGGGGCGACCGACTGGCAGACCTCCCTCTGGCCCAAGGACGGGCGCTACATCGTGCCGGTGAAGGCGGGCGTACGGAAGGCCGAGGAGCTCGAGGTGGGCGACACGGTGACGGTCCGGCTGACCGTGGACGCGTAG
- a CDS encoding LolA-like protein — protein MSLWKKTTVVAVSALTALAVSACGSESGSSDAPKQPSVLELLATDLKGSLQKTVDATAKSDSVTVKMEGTAGGEKVSMQGVMDLGDPVKAEMTTEGPDGAPTTVRMIGGVFYVEIPEEDRESTGGKRWMKLDLAAAGAQSGMDFSKQFEDIDPTKQVKTLLATEGTTVVGEETVNGARTVHYTVTAPVATYLGQVDAQMRADVEKEFAKQGVKEIKLDLWVDEQYQPRRVHMVMGKMGDLTVDYTDYGKPVNIETPPPAETADFAELLEGLKDLATS, from the coding sequence GTGTCCTTGTGGAAGAAAACCACGGTAGTTGCGGTCTCCGCGCTCACGGCGCTCGCCGTGTCCGCCTGCGGCTCGGAGTCGGGCTCGTCCGACGCGCCGAAGCAGCCGAGCGTGCTGGAGTTGCTGGCAACCGATCTCAAGGGATCGCTGCAGAAGACGGTCGACGCCACCGCCAAGAGCGACTCCGTGACCGTGAAGATGGAGGGCACGGCCGGCGGCGAGAAGGTCTCGATGCAGGGCGTCATGGACCTGGGCGACCCGGTCAAGGCCGAGATGACGACGGAGGGCCCGGACGGCGCCCCGACCACCGTGCGCATGATCGGCGGCGTGTTCTACGTCGAGATCCCCGAGGAGGACCGCGAGAGCACCGGCGGTAAGCGCTGGATGAAGCTGGACCTGGCCGCCGCCGGCGCCCAGTCGGGGATGGACTTCAGCAAGCAGTTCGAGGACATCGACCCGACCAAGCAGGTCAAGACGCTGCTCGCCACCGAGGGCACCACCGTCGTCGGTGAGGAGACGGTGAACGGGGCGCGCACCGTGCACTACACCGTCACCGCGCCGGTGGCGACCTACCTGGGGCAGGTCGACGCCCAGATGCGGGCGGACGTCGAGAAGGAGTTCGCCAAGCAGGGCGTCAAGGAGATCAAGCTCGATCTCTGGGTCGACGAGCAGTACCAGCCGCGTCGGGTGCACATGGTCATGGGCAAGATGGGCGACCTGACCGTCGACTACACCGACTACGGCAAACCGGTGAACATCGAGACGCCGCCGCCGGCGGAGACCGCCGACTTCGCCGAGCTGCTGGAGGGCCTGAAGGACCTGGCCACCAGCTGA
- a CDS encoding class I SAM-dependent DNA methyltransferase: MTSSDLWDEDTAEKYDDLSAEMFAPQVLDPAVDFLARLAGSGPALEFAIGTGRVAIPLAARGIPVSGIELSAPMVDQLRRKAPGEQVPVVVGDMATTRVPGQFSLVYVVWNSIGNVRTQDEQVDCFRNAARHLSPGGRFVVELWVPPIRRFPPGQSAVPFEVTDRHVGFDTYDMVTQRGTSHHYRRLDDGSLRYGYSNFRYIWPAECDLMARLAGLELEQRVADWDGSPFTSDSESHVSVWRKPIDAH, translated from the coding sequence ATGACGAGCAGCGATCTGTGGGACGAGGACACCGCGGAGAAGTACGACGACCTCTCGGCCGAGATGTTCGCACCCCAGGTGCTCGACCCGGCGGTGGACTTCCTCGCCCGGCTGGCCGGCTCCGGCCCCGCGCTGGAGTTCGCGATCGGCACCGGCCGGGTGGCGATCCCGCTCGCCGCCCGCGGCATCCCGGTGAGCGGGATCGAGCTGTCGGCGCCGATGGTCGACCAGCTACGGCGCAAGGCGCCCGGGGAGCAGGTGCCGGTCGTCGTCGGTGACATGGCCACCACCAGGGTGCCGGGTCAGTTCTCGCTGGTGTACGTCGTGTGGAACAGCATCGGCAACGTGCGCACCCAGGACGAGCAGGTGGATTGCTTCCGCAACGCCGCCCGGCACCTGTCGCCCGGTGGCCGCTTCGTCGTCGAACTGTGGGTCCCGCCCATCCGGCGGTTCCCGCCCGGGCAGTCGGCGGTGCCGTTCGAGGTGACCGACCGACACGTCGGCTTCGACACGTACGACATGGTCACCCAGCGCGGGACCTCGCACCACTACCGGCGGCTGGACGACGGGAGCCTCCGGTACGGCTACAGCAACTTCCGCTACATCTGGCCGGCCGAGTGCGATCTCATGGCGCGGCTGGCCGGGTTGGAGCTGGAGCAGCGGGTGGCGGACTGGGACGGGTCGCCCTTCACCTCCGACAGCGAGAGCCACGTGTCGGTCTGGCGCAAGCCCATCGACGCCCACTGA
- a CDS encoding DoxX family protein yields the protein MLQILLGFAIAGAGLLKLTGDPTMVELFDDIGAGQWLRFVVGALEVAGGVGLLIPRVRALAALCLLGLLLGAAVTNVAVLHTSPLSALAFAALALAILLLRRHELLTTASSVTSWSKSGSRAPQ from the coding sequence GTGCTGCAGATCCTGCTCGGCTTCGCCATCGCCGGGGCCGGGCTGCTCAAGCTCACCGGCGACCCCACCATGGTCGAGTTGTTCGACGACATCGGTGCCGGCCAGTGGCTGCGCTTCGTGGTCGGCGCACTCGAAGTGGCGGGCGGGGTGGGTCTGCTGATCCCACGAGTGCGAGCCCTGGCCGCACTCTGCCTACTGGGGCTGCTCCTCGGCGCAGCCGTCACCAACGTGGCAGTGCTTCACACCAGTCCGCTCAGCGCTCTCGCCTTCGCTGCCCTGGCGCTGGCCATCCTGCTGCTGCGTCGACACGAGCTGCTGACCACGGCGAGCTCCGTCACGTCCTGGTCGAAGTCCGGAAGCCGTGCACCTCAGTAG
- a CDS encoding endonuclease/exonuclease/phosphatase family protein, translated as MKQVDTAEAGQGGAGRRGTGAGTWRERIRRATRAASRPGLWKRGRVLAALALLLGLFMLLHAQIPNRIGNLGSLVETFLPWFGLLIPVLLIGALWRRSASAVAALLLPVVVWLNLFGGLLGDKSHPGGGLTVAQHNVGAGNPDPAGTATDLATAGADVLALVELTEQARGTYESELAEAYAYHTVQGTVGLWSKLPLSDTQPVDIKMDAGPLADTKPVDIKMTYTRALRATVTTDQGPLAVYVAHLGSARVNLKAGFWTAHRDRNAQALGQAIAAEQNERVVLLGDLNGTMDDRAFASITAQLSSAQDAAGNGFGFTWPAEFPVVRIDQILVRGVKAESSWVLPATGSDHRPVAARITP; from the coding sequence ATGAAGCAGGTGGACACGGCGGAGGCCGGGCAGGGTGGCGCCGGCCGCCGGGGTACCGGCGCCGGGACCTGGCGCGAGCGCATCCGCCGGGCGACACGCGCCGCCTCCCGGCCGGGCCTGTGGAAGCGCGGCCGGGTGCTCGCGGCGCTGGCGCTGCTGCTCGGGCTGTTCATGCTGCTGCACGCGCAGATCCCGAACCGGATCGGCAACCTCGGCAGCCTGGTGGAGACCTTCCTGCCGTGGTTCGGCCTGTTGATTCCCGTACTGCTGATCGGGGCGCTGTGGCGCCGCTCCGCCTCCGCGGTGGCCGCGTTGCTGTTGCCGGTGGTGGTGTGGCTGAACCTCTTCGGCGGGCTGCTCGGCGACAAGTCCCACCCGGGCGGCGGCCTCACCGTGGCTCAGCACAACGTCGGCGCCGGCAATCCCGACCCGGCCGGCACCGCCACCGACCTGGCGACCGCCGGGGCCGACGTGCTGGCCCTGGTCGAGCTGACCGAGCAGGCCCGGGGCACGTACGAGAGCGAGCTGGCGGAGGCGTACGCCTACCACACGGTGCAGGGAACGGTCGGGCTGTGGAGCAAGCTGCCGCTGTCGGACACCCAGCCGGTCGACATCAAGATGGACGCCGGGCCGCTGGCGGACACCAAGCCGGTCGACATCAAGATGACCTACACCCGGGCGCTGCGCGCCACGGTGACCACCGACCAGGGTCCACTGGCGGTGTATGTAGCCCACCTGGGGTCTGCGCGGGTGAATCTCAAGGCGGGCTTCTGGACGGCCCACCGGGACAGGAACGCGCAGGCGCTCGGCCAGGCCATCGCCGCCGAGCAGAACGAGCGGGTGGTGCTGCTCGGGGACTTGAACGGCACCATGGACGATCGTGCGTTCGCCAGCATCACCGCGCAGCTGAGCTCGGCCCAGGACGCGGCCGGGAACGGCTTCGGCTTCACCTGGCCGGCCGAGTTCCCGGTGGTGCGGATCGACCAGATCCTGGTCAGAGGCGTCAAGGCGGAAAGCTCGTGGGTGCTGCCGGCCACCGGCAGCGATCACCGGCCGGTGGCGGCCCGGATCACGCCCTGA
- a CDS encoding RidA family protein, producing MADIELTTPPTLPQPNGYSHVASIGPGHRLVWTSGQVPIAADGSAAPADDWEAQTRQAMQNVGAALAAAGATWDDVFKLTFYVVDTAALAIVRAVRDEFINAERPPTSSLVQVAGLFRPDLLIEVEAVAAIADR from the coding sequence ATGGCCGACATCGAGCTCACGACACCGCCGACGCTCCCGCAACCCAACGGGTACAGCCATGTGGCCAGCATCGGTCCGGGGCATCGGCTGGTCTGGACGTCGGGTCAGGTGCCCATCGCCGCGGACGGCAGCGCAGCGCCCGCCGACGACTGGGAGGCCCAGACCCGCCAGGCCATGCAGAACGTCGGTGCCGCCCTGGCCGCCGCGGGCGCAACCTGGGACGACGTCTTCAAGCTCACCTTCTACGTGGTCGATACCGCCGCGCTGGCGATCGTCCGTGCGGTACGGGACGAGTTCATCAATGCCGAACGCCCGCCGACCAGCTCACTCGTCCAGGTGGCAGGTCTGTTCCGACCGGATCTGCTGATCGAGGTCGAGGCGGTCGCAGCGATCGCCGACCGCTAG
- a CDS encoding ArsR/SmtB family transcription factor, translated as MIGTVVTSVDIAGVPADRIRITPSPLAELGAVLHVLAEPQHHPDTAAAVARMAAALPAELAPDLEEFGLLWHSGRADFLFPSDPRPSLREELDDVDRLDDERWVAAALAAHRAVSPAPRTWSPLRDPIVRQRALAAARARGPRQAAWAERVLADPAAERERVRRSLLACESAFFGTVWKRVHPALTEEAERRRFDLAREGIGALGRISHAIGVDTERGVLTIDKLQDQTADGRGGGMTLIPSAYGAPHMTVVYAPGWLPVLQYPAPGWDPRPVLRVDELDARLTALAHPLRLRFCRTLARGPHTTGELADYWRVTAPEVSRHLAVLKAAGLLISARRGRYVTYRLDMAACTGLGQQLVDVLGR; from the coding sequence ATGATCGGTACTGTGGTTACCTCGGTCGACATCGCCGGCGTACCAGCCGATCGGATCCGGATAACGCCGTCGCCGCTCGCGGAGCTCGGCGCGGTGCTGCACGTGCTCGCGGAGCCGCAGCATCATCCGGACACCGCCGCGGCGGTTGCGAGGATGGCGGCTGCCCTTCCCGCGGAGCTGGCCCCAGACCTCGAGGAATTTGGTCTGCTCTGGCACTCCGGCCGGGCTGACTTTCTGTTCCCGTCCGATCCACGGCCGAGCCTGCGCGAGGAGCTGGACGACGTCGACCGCCTGGACGACGAGCGTTGGGTCGCTGCGGCGCTCGCCGCCCATCGAGCCGTCTCACCGGCGCCGCGAACGTGGTCGCCGCTGCGTGACCCGATCGTGCGGCAGCGGGCGCTGGCCGCGGCCCGCGCCCGAGGGCCGCGGCAGGCGGCGTGGGCCGAGCGGGTGCTCGCCGATCCGGCCGCCGAGCGCGAGCGGGTACGACGTTCTCTGCTCGCCTGCGAGTCCGCCTTCTTCGGCACGGTCTGGAAACGCGTCCACCCGGCGCTCACCGAGGAAGCCGAACGTCGACGCTTCGATCTGGCCCGCGAGGGTATCGGCGCCCTCGGCCGGATCTCGCACGCAATCGGGGTCGACACCGAGCGCGGCGTTCTGACGATCGACAAGCTGCAGGACCAGACCGCAGACGGTCGCGGTGGCGGGATGACGCTCATCCCGAGCGCGTACGGCGCACCGCACATGACCGTCGTGTACGCGCCCGGCTGGCTGCCCGTGCTGCAGTACCCGGCACCCGGCTGGGACCCGCGCCCAGTGTTGCGGGTGGACGAGCTGGATGCTCGGCTGACCGCGCTCGCGCACCCGCTGCGGCTACGTTTCTGCCGCACGCTCGCCCGAGGCCCGCACACGACCGGCGAGCTGGCCGACTATTGGCGGGTAACGGCGCCGGAGGTGTCCAGGCACCTCGCGGTGCTGAAGGCGGCCGGACTGCTGATCTCGGCGCGCCGCGGCCGCTACGTGACGTACCGCCTGGACATGGCGGCCTGCACCGGCCTGGGGCAGCAACTGGTGGACGTCCTCGGGCGCTGA
- a CDS encoding MFS transporter: protein MTTTRTTLRELVRIPGGGRYALSATVEAATSGMLRPFIVIYAVLIGLSAPQAGMTLTVGMLAGLGAVPLAGWWIDRGARRAPAVAALLVRAVGSLLLALVPGIAGFAIGAVLIGVGTQIAPPTNSALVAALAGPAQRAAALAAGRSLRNAGLGAGALLGTVLVATGPEVLRWLALATALGCAFGAAVIARVPLPQQDVPAPAPAAATKEAHSAGLRTVTILALAGIPYAFYADVLEIALPLLLVQGLHASLAWPSGIFVANTVMVIALQLVVVVRLAKWPHRTVLFWSGLLLAASYLAFWLGGATGGGPGTVLVALVIVPFTLGEILYTSSSVPLVIESAPPHLMGRALARWQLSYGLARAVDPVIITGLLSLGAAALWLPLAAATLLGAATVRLSTRRHRLHRSPERSMSHAADGGSPAVGGSLIESVHGGTVTSRSVKAGS, encoded by the coding sequence GTGACGACCACCCGTACGACCCTTCGTGAGCTGGTCCGCATCCCGGGCGGCGGCCGCTACGCGCTCAGCGCCACAGTCGAGGCGGCGACCTCGGGGATGCTGCGCCCGTTCATCGTGATCTACGCCGTGCTGATCGGGCTCAGCGCGCCGCAGGCCGGCATGACGCTGACCGTCGGCATGCTGGCCGGCCTCGGCGCCGTCCCACTCGCCGGATGGTGGATCGACCGCGGAGCGCGGCGGGCCCCCGCCGTCGCCGCCCTACTGGTACGGGCGGTGGGGTCGCTGCTGCTTGCCCTGGTGCCCGGCATCGCCGGATTCGCGATCGGTGCGGTGCTCATCGGCGTCGGCACGCAGATCGCTCCACCCACCAACTCCGCGCTGGTCGCCGCGCTCGCCGGCCCGGCCCAGCGTGCGGCGGCGCTGGCCGCGGGCCGCTCACTGCGCAACGCCGGCCTGGGCGCCGGCGCCCTGCTCGGCACCGTTCTGGTCGCGACCGGGCCGGAGGTGCTCCGCTGGCTCGCGCTGGCGACGGCGCTCGGGTGCGCGTTCGGCGCGGCGGTGATCGCCCGGGTGCCGCTGCCCCAGCAGGATGTTCCGGCCCCCGCCCCGGCTGCGGCAACGAAGGAAGCGCACAGTGCTGGCCTACGCACCGTCACCATCCTGGCCCTGGCCGGCATTCCGTACGCGTTCTACGCCGACGTCCTCGAGATCGCCCTGCCGCTGCTGCTGGTGCAGGGCCTGCACGCGTCCCTGGCGTGGCCCTCGGGCATCTTCGTCGCCAACACCGTCATGGTGATCGCGCTGCAACTGGTCGTCGTAGTGCGCCTCGCGAAGTGGCCGCACCGCACTGTGCTCTTCTGGTCCGGCCTGTTGCTCGCCGCCTCCTACCTCGCCTTCTGGCTCGGCGGGGCGACCGGCGGCGGCCCCGGCACGGTGCTCGTCGCGCTGGTCATCGTCCCGTTCACGCTGGGGGAAATCCTCTACACCAGCAGCAGCGTGCCGCTGGTGATCGAGTCAGCACCGCCACACCTGATGGGGCGCGCGCTCGCCCGCTGGCAGCTCAGCTACGGCCTGGCCCGGGCCGTCGACCCCGTCATCATCACCGGTCTGCTCAGCCTGGGCGCGGCGGCGCTGTGGCTGCCGCTGGCCGCCGCGACCCTGCTGGGCGCAGCGACGGTGCGTCTGAGCACTCGACGGCATCGTCTGCACCGTTCGCCTGAGCGGTCCATGAGTCATGCCGCAGATGGCGGGAGCCCGGCCGTCGGTGGTTCCCTTATCGAGAGCGTTCACGGTGGGACTGTCACGTCCAGATCGGTGAAAGCCGGAAGCTAG
- a CDS encoding maleylpyruvate isomerase N-terminal domain-containing protein, whose translation MQNTVEFPEVLRLIEDRSAAFRAAIASAPDLDVQVPTCPDWTLRELAQHLGDGRRRQAAIIAAGPGAEPPARTDPKGAPTAPRDREALDAWLAESTELMLDAMREAGPDRGCWTWWGRSQAPETSGAVARHQIQEIAVHTYDAQLTQGAAQPLPTDVAVEGVDEFLTTVAATTVPWPFKPATIDLHMTEGRSWRLTLNADGVRCDDLAADAEPGDMAMRGAASEMVLYFYDRVPLDSLETTGDTEPMEQLADWDPNA comes from the coding sequence GTGCAAAACACTGTGGAGTTCCCCGAGGTCCTGCGGCTGATCGAAGACCGCTCGGCCGCGTTCCGCGCCGCGATCGCGTCCGCCCCCGACCTTGACGTCCAGGTCCCGACCTGCCCGGACTGGACGCTGCGGGAACTGGCGCAGCACCTCGGCGACGGCCGCCGCCGCCAGGCCGCCATCATCGCGGCGGGCCCGGGCGCTGAGCCCCCGGCGAGGACGGACCCGAAGGGCGCCCCGACCGCGCCCCGCGACCGCGAAGCCCTGGACGCCTGGCTCGCCGAGTCGACCGAGCTCATGCTCGACGCGATGCGCGAGGCCGGCCCGGACCGCGGCTGCTGGACCTGGTGGGGCCGCTCGCAGGCCCCGGAGACCAGCGGAGCCGTGGCCCGGCACCAGATCCAGGAGATCGCCGTCCACACCTACGACGCCCAGCTCACCCAGGGGGCCGCACAGCCGCTGCCGACGGACGTCGCGGTCGAGGGCGTCGACGAGTTCCTGACGACCGTCGCGGCGACGACCGTCCCCTGGCCGTTCAAGCCGGCGACCATCGACCTGCACATGACCGAGGGCCGCTCCTGGCGCCTGACCCTCAACGCCGACGGCGTCCGCTGCGACGACCTCGCCGCCGACGCGGAGCCGGGCGACATGGCGATGCGAGGCGCAGCGAGCGAAATGGTCCTCTACTTCTACGATCGCGTCCCGCTCGACAGCCTGGAGACCACCGGCGACACCGAGCCGATGGAGCAGCTCGCAGACTGGGACCCGAACGCGTAA
- a CDS encoding NAD-dependent epimerase/dehydratase family protein, producing the protein MRIVVVGATGNAGTALLRRLRRERGVELAGVVRRLPGPDAGEPYDQVGWHSCDIGQPGAAGQLAEVFTGADAVVHLAWQIQPSHDQRVLRRTNVEGSRAVLDAVARARVPALVYASSVGVYAPGPKDHPVSERWPATGVPGSSYSRHKAEVEALLDQLEREHPAVRVVRMRPGLNFQREAATEISRYFLGPFAPVRLLKYGRIPLVPTHRRLRMQAVHTDDVADAYARAVLGDARGPFNLAADPVLTPELVARHFHGWTVPVAAPVLRVAAALTWRARLQPIDAGWVELALNAPLMSSERAERELGWEPRTDALAALKELFAGMATRAHTPSPPMSAARNLPGRPAALLRARPAGHKNPY; encoded by the coding sequence ATGCGGATCGTGGTGGTGGGGGCGACCGGCAACGCCGGCACCGCCCTGTTGCGGCGGCTGCGCCGGGAGCGCGGCGTGGAACTGGCCGGGGTGGTCCGCCGGCTGCCCGGGCCGGACGCCGGTGAGCCGTACGACCAGGTGGGGTGGCACTCCTGCGACATCGGCCAGCCGGGCGCCGCCGGCCAGCTCGCCGAGGTGTTCACCGGGGCGGACGCGGTCGTGCACCTGGCCTGGCAGATCCAGCCCAGCCACGACCAGCGGGTGCTGCGCCGGACCAACGTCGAGGGCAGCCGGGCGGTGCTCGATGCGGTGGCCCGGGCCAGGGTCCCGGCCCTGGTGTACGCCTCGTCGGTCGGCGTCTACGCGCCCGGCCCGAAGGACCACCCGGTCAGCGAGCGCTGGCCGGCGACCGGGGTGCCCGGGTCGTCGTACAGCCGGCACAAGGCCGAGGTCGAGGCGTTGCTCGACCAGTTGGAGCGGGAGCACCCGGCGGTGCGGGTGGTGCGAATGCGACCCGGGTTGAACTTCCAGCGGGAGGCCGCCACCGAGATCAGCCGCTATTTCCTCGGCCCGTTCGCGCCGGTCCGGCTGCTGAAGTACGGCCGGATCCCGCTGGTGCCGACGCACCGCCGGCTGCGGATGCAGGCGGTGCACACCGACGATGTCGCCGACGCGTACGCCCGAGCAGTGCTGGGTGATGCGCGCGGGCCCTTCAACCTGGCCGCGGACCCGGTGTTGACCCCGGAGCTGGTGGCCCGGCACTTCCACGGCTGGACGGTGCCGGTGGCCGCCCCGGTGCTGCGCGTCGCCGCCGCGCTGACCTGGCGGGCGCGGCTGCAACCGATCGACGCCGGCTGGGTGGAGCTGGCGTTGAACGCGCCGCTGATGTCCAGTGAGCGGGCCGAGCGGGAGCTGGGCTGGGAGCCCCGCACGGACGCGCTCGCCGCCCTGAAGGAACTCTTCGCCGGCATGGCGACCCGCGCCCACACCCCCAGCCCGCCGATGTCCGCCGCCCGCAACCTCCCCGGCCGCCCCGCCGCCCTCCTCCGCGCCCGCCCCGCCGGCCACAAGAACCCCTACTGA